From a single bacterium genomic region:
- a CDS encoding class I SAM-dependent methyltransferase — MPEEPMTDGRFRMFAFYSACRDLFHPPLNTLAVVGIKPGDTVLDFGCGRGGFTVAAAELVGPEGKVYALDVHPLAVKLVRTEIRRRGLAHVETVQADGPTGLADESVDVVLLYDVFHDLASPEAVLAELARVMKPEAVLSVTDDHLKAEELVSGLRQGGHFQFSKKNKPTYEFVKKV, encoded by the coding sequence ATGCCCGAAGAGCCGATGACCGACGGCCGCTTCCGGATGTTCGCTTTCTACTCGGCGTGTCGGGACCTCTTCCACCCGCCTCTCAATACGCTGGCGGTGGTGGGGATTAAACCGGGGGATACGGTCCTCGACTTCGGCTGCGGCCGGGGCGGCTTTACCGTCGCGGCGGCGGAACTGGTCGGCCCGGAGGGAAAGGTGTACGCCCTCGACGTTCACCCCCTCGCTGTCAAGCTCGTGCGGACCGAAATACGCCGTCGCGGCCTCGCGCACGTCGAGACGGTCCAGGCCGACGGCCCGACGGGCCTGGCCGACGAGAGCGTCGACGTCGTCCTCCTCTACGACGTCTTCCACGACCTCGCCTCGCCGGAGGCGGTCCTCGCCGAGCTGGCGCGAGTTATGAAGCCGGAAGCCGTCCTCTCCGTCACCGACGACCATTTGAAGGCGGAGGAACTCGTCTCCGGCCTGAGGCAAGGCGGCCACTTCCAATTCTCGAAGAAGAACAAACCGACGTACGAGTTCGTAAAGAAGGTTTAA